A segment of the Natrinema sp. DC36 genome:
AGCATCGCGTAGCTGTTCGGCCAGCCGTTGACGCCGATGATGTCGTACTCGAACGGCGTGACGTCACCGTCGCCCATGAGGACGGCCGCGCCGCCGACGTCCTCGCGCTGGGTCAGGTCGTAGTGGTACTGCTGGACCTGGTCCGGACTGCAGAGGAAGGCGATCTTCTCCGGATCGCGGTAGCGCTGGGGCACGGTCTGGACCATGTCGTTGAACATCTTCGTGTCGATCGGGGCCGATCCCATGTCGACCTCGGGCATGGTGTCGACCTCGCCCGCTGCGGTATCCTCGAGGCCGATGCGGTCCGAGGCGGTGTCCTCGCCCTCGGCGATCGCGATCCATCCGTTCCACGTTTCGTCGAGGGAGGCGTCGCCCCCGATGGACGCGAGGTTGCCGGTGTCTGCGTTCGCGCGGATACCGATCAGGCCGACGTCGTTCGCCCAGCGCTGGATGAACTCGTCGATGATGTACTGCCCGAACTGGTCGTTCGCGTAGTGGGTGTTCTTGAGTGCGTCACGCTTGGGCTCGACGAGGATGTAGTACTGCTTGTCCGTCGTGTTGAACTTCACCTCGCCGGATTCCGCGCCGGAGTTCTGGGTGCGGTTGCCCTCCTCGTCACGCGTGCCACCCGAGAGCATCGGGACGCCCAGCTTCGGGACGTCTGCCTCGAGGCGGTCCAGCGGCATCGTGTCGGCCATGTCGAGGATACGGACCTCTTCCTGCGTCCGGGTGAGGAACTCCTCGACCGTTTCGGGGGCGAGCTGGAAGCCGTTGAGTTCGGCCAGGCCGATGTCTTTCTGCGATCCGTGCAGTGCGTCGCGGTTCTGCTGTCGCGCCGGCGTCATGTTAGTGCTCATTTGTATACCTCGTTAGGAGAGGGCCTTCCCCAGGTCCCCCAGTCCGCCGTCATCGTTCTCTTCGCCCTCGTCGGCCGCGGCCTCGAGCTGCTGGCTCTCGCCGCCGGCACCGGTCTGCTGGACGATCGTGTCGAGACGGTTCTCGACCTCGTCGACGCGGCCAGCCTTCTCGTTGAGTCGCTCGATCGCGTCGGCGACGCCGATGTCCGATTCTTCGTCGACACCGAGGGCAGCCTTCGCCGCGTCCTCGCGGACCTCGTAGGTCTCGCCGTCGATCTCGATCTCCGCGGTCTTCGCCTCCGGCCCGGTCAGACTCTCGGTGAGGTTCTCGACCGCCTGCGTCAGGTCGTTGATCTGTTCTGCGTTCTGCTTGGCGAGGGACTTATCGCCGCCCTCGCCGTCGTTGGTGGATTCGTCAGTCATGTCTGTCTCTGTGGATTTGGTGTCGGTGTCAGCAGCGGCCTCCGTGCCACTCTCGTCCGACGTGTCGCCGCCGGCATCGTTACTTTCCGTACTGTTCGTGTCGCTCCACTCGAGGCCGTGGGCGTCAGTGATGATCTCTACGGTGGCCTCCTCGGCAGCAACGAACTCGCCGGACTCCGAGTGCTGGTAGCCTTCGGTGCCGTCCTCGACTGCCAGCTCCCAGTTGCCGTCGCCCTCGCCGTCACTGCCATCCTCGTCTTCGTCCTCGTCCTCGTCATTCGACCACTCGCGAGCGGTGTGCTCCGAGAGATCGAAGTCCCACCCGCCCCGGTCAGTGAACCGTTGGATACCGTGATCGATGCCGGCGTCCTCGAGGACGTCCGCGGCCGCGTCGATCGTCGCGAACAGGCTGTCGCGGTTCTCCGTCGAGAGGGTCCGGCCCTCCTTGCCGACATCTGTATCGACGTCCTTGCCGAACGTCGGGTCCGAAGTACGGCCGGGTTCGTCACGGGTGAAGAACGCTTTCGCACGAGTGATCCACCCCTTCTCGCCGGGCTCGGTCGATCCCTCGACCTGGGCCGCCTCGTTGAGGACATCCCACATCTCCTGGGCGTCCGATTCGGAGTGGCCGCGCTCAAGCGCCTCCTCAACGAACCCGTTAGGGTCGCCGAGGTAGTCCCCGAGACGCTTCTCTGCATCGGCCTTCGTCTCGAGGATCTGTGCATCGGGGACCGCCGGGATGTCGACGGCCGACACCTCGCGGATGAGTCCATCGATGAGCTCCCAGACGAGGGCATCCTCGCCGAGATCGTCAGGCACCGCGACGTCGTCGACGACGTCGTCGTCCTGCTCGTACGGGCCATCCCAGCCAACCTGGATCGCGCCGATCGAGTAGCCCTCGAGGATACCGTCGGCGATGAGTTCCCAGAGCGAGTTCTCGTTGATGGCCCACTCCTGAACCCACGCGCCGGCGTCGACGGTCGACCCGCCGATCTCTTCGGCCTCGTCGAGGACCTCGTTGCGCTCGAGTTCCATCCAGCCGTCGGGGAAGACGGCGTGCATGATGCCGCCGCCCGCCTCGCCGGCGTCGACGAACGCCTCGAACTGATCGGCGAAGCCGCGGATGGTCTCCTCGCGGGCGAAGTCGTTCTGGAGGTCCACCTTGTCGGGGACCATCACGATGCCAGCGGCGACCTGCTCGTCGTCGTCCTTCGTGACGAACTCGACGTCCTTGCGGAACTGGTCGCCACCTGCCTTCGTTACCGGTGGCATGTGTCAGTCCTCCTCGTCGTCCCACTGGATCATCGCGACGTGCTCGTCGCTTACCAGCGCCGTGTTGCCTTCGCCGACGAACGGGACCTGACCGATGCCAGTCGGGTCGTACTCCTCAGCCGCCTCGAGGCGGATGTAGCCCTCTGGGATACCCTGCTTCGGAAACTCGATGCTTCCAGAATCAGGGATCTCGACACTCTCACACTCGAGTTCGAGAAGTTCGTCGCCGAAACGGAGCGTTACGTGCGTAGCCATGCGTCACCCCTCGTCTTCGTCATCGGCGGCGTCCGCGTCGGCGTCCTTCGTCTTCCCGAGCTTCCTGGCTCGGTCAGTCGAAAGGACGCCACGCTTTGCGCCGCGCTCTGCGTTCTTTTGAGAATCAGTCATAGTCTGTGCCGGGACGCCCCCGGCGAAGGCCTCTGGCGCGGAGTCGAACCGCGCGCCGTCCAGGCAGAGGCGAGCCGCCTGCAGCCGCAGCGTCAGATCGACGGGACGTCGTCCGGCATCTCGTCGCCGTCCGGCATCGGGCCTTCTGGCAGACGATCGTGGAAGTTCGTGATCTCGATGTACGGATACTCGAGGCGGATGTTGTCGTAGTGGTAGCTGCCGTGACTCCCCGCGTTCACGAGCGACGACCACTCCGAGGCAGGGACGTCCACGTAGGCGTACAGCGAGTTCGATCCCTCCTCACGTTTGAAGGATAGGTACAGCTCGTTCTCGGAGTAATCAAACAGACCCTCGTCCAAATTCGAGCTGTTGAACTGAGTCTGCTCGAGCGGATCCTTGTTGACGAGGGCGGCCTGTACCTCGGCCCACTCTTTCTCCCCGATCTTGTTTTCCGGCGGTGGCTCGGCTGCGTTCGAGGGGAGGGAGGCTTCTTCCTCGCCACCCTCACCGCCCCCACCAGTGAACTGCGACTCGAACTGCGCGAGCGGCATATCGCCGTACTCGTCGTCCCGGGTTGGGAGGCCGAGCTCCTCGAGGACCTGGTTGACCGTCGCGACGCCGGCCAGTCGCATCGACCGGACCCGCTGCTCGGTCATCTGGGCCTCCTCCTTCGGTTGATCTGCCCCCCGGAGCTCGAACTCGATCGTCCAGTCCCGGATCCCGAACGCCTTCTGGTGGAGGATCTGGTAGAGCCGTTCGGCGAACTTGTACTGTTCTGGCTGGATCACCTCGAGGGCGAAGTCCCTGTCCTGTTGGTCGGAGTTCGACCGGTTCGAGGTACCCGTGTTCCCGATCTTGATCGGCGGGATCTCCAGCACCTTCGCGATCTCGTGTTCGTTCTTCTTCCGGAACTTCCGGAAGTCCATCTCCTCGGAGATCCCCTGCCCCAGCGGCTTGATCTCGATCTCGACATCGTTGCCATTCTCGGTTTTGAGGGCGTTGTCGTCGATGAACTTCTCGACCTCGAGGATCACCGCCCGATGGGACTCCTCCCGGAGCCCGTTGAGCATCTGCCGGAGGTCCTTCCTGGACTCCTCGGAGAGCTCCCCGCCGGTCACCTTGATGACCATCCGAGGGATGGTGTCGTTGTCGAAGAAGTCCCGGTTGTAGTCCTTCGCGGCCTCGTCCGCAGTGATCGTCCGGATGGCGCTCACCCAGTCCGGGACCCCGTAGTCATCGCCACCAGGGGACGGGTTAGTGACGAAGATCAGTTCGTTCGCCGGCCCGTTCTCGAGCTTCTGTGCAGACTCGGTGACGACGTCGCCGGTCTCCCGGTCGACGAAGATCGGCTCCTCGCTATCCTCGACGTTCTGATAGCGAACCTTTGGCGAGCCACCATCTCCCTCGGTGATCTGGATATCCAGCCCTCGATAGCGGTCGCCGGCCTCACCGAAGTAGCGACGTCGACCGTCCCGGACCTGGACGTAGCCCCGACTGGCGAACTCGCCGACCTCGCCGTCGACGTAGCGCCCCTCCTCTGGGTGGCGGGGTTGATCGAACCGGCTCTGGGGTTTCCGGACGCGGACGGTCTTCGCGGGGACGTGTGCGAGGCCGACCGGTTTGCCCTCGAGGTCGGTCAGGATCTCGAGGCAACACCAGCCGATCAGGTGGTAGTCCTGGCGTGCGAGCTCGAGGACCTCCGACGGCGTCGTCGGTTCGGCCTTCTGCCGAGCCTTCGTCTGCCAGCGTGAGTCGAGTCCTCGCCAGAAGTCGCGGATCACTTCCTTCTCGAGATCGTCCGCCTCGTCTTCGTCGACGTCGGTGTGGGTGGCGATGCTGAACCCGTAGCCGACCTCGTAGCGAGCCTTCTTGCGGATCCCAGTCGAGAGCGTCTCGTTGAGCTCGTGGAAACTCGCCAGCCGGTACGGGTTGTACGGCGGCTTGATCCCGGCGCCGTGGGTCCGGATTCGCCGGTCGGAGAGTTGGGTACTGTTCTCCGCCTTCGAGAGCGGTGCCCCACCGCCGACGCCCGAGACTTTAACCGAAACCTCGCCCTCGTCTGCGCTACTCATGCTGCGCAGTCACCTCGGTAGGGTCGCGACGGCGAGGGCCGTCATCGGTCATCTCGACGAAAGACGTCCCGAAGACGAGTTCGTCGACGATACACCGGAGTCGGTCCTCCGTCGGAAGGTCGTCAGGATACGTGTTTGAAGTCATAGGTATGAAACACCGGTCGACTCAGAACTCGAGTGTTGGGTCGACGCCGTCTGCCGGGTGATCGCCCCCGCTGCGTGGCAGGCCAGGCCGATCGACCAGAACGACTCACCGTGGCCCTCGCCCGTCTCGACGGCGTCGAGATCGTTCGTGACGATCTTCAGCTGGCGGTTCTGCCGACCATCGGGAAGCAGTTTGATGCGACCGGTCGACGCGTGGACGTCGAACGAGCTCGCTACCTCCTGGTTGGTCGGCCGGTTGAGGCTGATCGGCACCATCTCCGGTGGGAGCATCCCCATCTCGTCGAGGCCTTCGTACTCGCCTCGAGTGTTGTCGTAGGGCAGCGAGCGGATGTTGAAGTAGTCGACCGCCCGCTGGCAGTACTCGACCTGCCGCCGGTAGTCCCAGCCGTCCATCCACTTCGAGTGGACCTGGAAGAGGTGGCCCGCTGGCGACCGGACGATCTGGTCGTCGCCCACCCGGATCTCTCGATCGGTGATCGCGAACACTGCCAGGTGCGCCGGGTGGCGCTTCTTCCCGATGTCCAGCCCGGCGACGCAGCCGTTGATCGACCATTCATCGGACTGGGCGACCCAGCGATCGTCCAGGCCACGCTCGCCGTAGTCCTCGAGGCCGGCCGACGTCATCGCGGCGATGTCCTCATCTCGGAAGTAGCCGATCTCGCTCGAGCGCGGCGACACCTGGTACTCCTGATTGAACGACTTGTCGCCGAGCTTGTGCTTCAGCCCGATCAGGTCGTCGAACGTCTTCCACTCCGGCCAGAGTACGTTCTCGCGATCGTAGTCTTGGATCGCCGGCTCCTCGAGGCGATCGAAGTCCGCGAGCAGCGCATCGTCGAACGTGAAGTCCTCCTCCGTCTGGGGAGTCGTACTGACGTGAAGCTCGGCGACCTCGCCCGACGGGATCGACATGATCGCGTCCTTGAAGATGCGGTTGATCTTCAGCACGCGGCCGGGGTCGAGCCCGGCGTCCTGCTTGTTGTCGTCCTGGAACGGGTCGTCGACGATGACGATGTCCGAGTGCTTCCCGCGGACCATCTGCTGGACGCTCGCCGGCGAGATCGAGACGACGTGGTCGCCGCCCCAGGTGTATGCGCCACGGCTTTCGGCCTGTGGTTTCTTGTCGATTACCGGCTCGAACCACGGGTTCCGGTCGATCAGGGGTTTGATCCCGTCCGTGTTCTCGGCGCCGATGTGATACCGCGCCATCGGCTGGTTGAACGAGAAGTAGAGGATCTCGAGGTCCGCCGGACCGGTCGCCCACTCGCAGTCTGGGTCCGCGTCGAAGCGGTTGCGCCAGACCCACCAGGTGACGTAGGCGTAGTTGCCCGTGCTCTTAAAGTGGTCTCGAGGGCCGACCACCACAGTCCGATCGTTCTCTTGGAAGGTGCGACAGCGTCGTGCCGGCCACTCACCCCGGACGAACTCCTCGAACGACTCCGAGAAGATGAGGTCGACGTACGCCGGGAACGATTCGTACGTGGCGCGATAGATGCCGGCGCGCTGTTCCGGATCGATCGCAGCCATCGACTGGTCGGACGTCTCTGCAGAGCTCACGACTCGCCACCTCCCTCGAGGTTCGACTCGGCTGCGGTGGCGATCGCGTCGGCGACGTGGTCAGGGACTGTGAGTTCGGCCTCGACCTCGCCGCTGTGGTTCATGTTGATTTCGTCCGGGTTCTCGACGATGTTGAACTTCGAGAGCGTCTCGAGGCCGGCCTTGTACAGCGCGGCGTCGCTCGAGTGTTCACCGAGCATCATCAGCCGCGTCGCGAAGTGCGTCAGGATCGTGTCCGCATCCTCGTCATCGTCGAGCGCCGTCACGACCTCGTCGTAGACGTCTCGCTGGCGAGGCGAGAGCTTGCTCTTGAAGTACTCCGACGTCTGCCCCGCTTTGAAGTTCGGATTGGATTCACCCCACTGCTCTCCCGTGACTGGGTGCTTTTGGCACGGACCGACTGATCGGTCCTCACCCCAGCCGGCTGCGAGGAGGCAGTAGTCGTACTCGTCGCGTTCGCGGCCGTGACTCGTCGGTGTCGTTCGATCCGACTTTGTCGCCCCGCAGATCCGGTGCTCCTTTTCGGGATGGACCGGGTGGCCATCCTCATCTCGAGGTGGCTCGTCGGAAATTTCGTAGTTCTCGTCGTCTGTCATTGGTGGTCTCGAAAAACGGTGACTGTCACCGGTGGTTTAGCGCGGCGGGCCCGTCCGGCTAGGGCCTCGAGGCCCGCGCCGTTTGAGGCCGTTCGGTGTCTTCGGCGTGTCGACGTCGTCGCGACGATCGTGCTCGCTCCCGAGGTGGCACTTCCGACAGCGCTTCCGGAGGTTCGCCGGGTGGCCGTTCCTATCGTTCTCGTCGCGATGGTGGACGTCGACGCGGTCGGCGGTGTCAAACGAGCGGCCACAGCCAGGACAGCGTCGGCCACCACGTTCTCGATGCGTTCGTTCCCGGTGTCGGTCTCGAGAAGTCATGGCCGTTCGGTCAGGAGCGTTCGCGTGCACTCCGGGCAGAGCGTGATCAGGTCGCCGCGCTCGTACTCGTGTTGCCGGAGGAGGTCGCCGTACTGGGACTGGCCGTACCAGTGTTCGTTGAACTCCGCGGTAAGCGCTGGGCGACCGCTATAGATCGTCTCGGGGTTACAGAACCCGTCACAGTTGTACTGGTAGGTCATGGGATCCCCCTGAGTGGCGGGAGGTCCTCGAGGTCCTCGAGATCACGCTCGACCCGGATCGGTACCGGCGCGGCGCCGAAGAGCCAGGCCGACTCGGTCCCGCAGTACTCGCAGCGGTAGCCGTAGACGTCTACCTGGCGGTCACAACAGATCGTTCCCTGGCTGAAGAGTTCTGCGGGGCAGCCGGGACAGCAGAGCCCGGTCGACTGCTCGTGTGGGATCAGGGTCTCCCCGCAGCGATCGCAGCCGTTCGCCTGGGCATCCTCGAGGAAGCGATCGGGGACGAGGGTATCACGTTTGCAGCCGAAACAGCGGAAACGGTGGTATGTCTCGGTGCTGCAGAACGCGACGAGTCGGTTCAGAAGTGTTCGTTCGAATTGCATGGAAAAGTCACGGTCACCGCCAGTACTTGAGTTCCAACGCGTTCCGCATCCGGAGCCAGCTGCCCTCGAGGCCGTCCCAGTAGATGAGACAGCCGCCCTCCTCGATCACTTTGATGTCTTCTCCGCGCTCGAGAGCGTCGTCGGGCATGGCTCAGTCACTCTCGCCACCGTCAGCTTCGGAGGGATCGACGTCGTCGCCGTCCTGGACGGACTCGGCGTATGCCGGACTGATGCCGGCCTTCCGATAGATGATTGCAAGAGCGAGTTTCGCGAGGTCTGCTCCGGGGAGCAGCGCTAACGCGATCGCTGCGCCCGTGATGGTTGCGAGTTCAGCGAGCGTGAGTGTCAGTTGAGGCATTCGAGATCACTCCTTGGGATAGTGTCGGTAGCCCTCGAGGCGACCGACTGCCTCGAGCTGGCCAGCCACGTAGACGATCAGCGCGCAGCGACGGCACCACTGGATCTCACCGTCTTCGTGGTCGTCGCATTTCGGACAGTAGGCCATCAGTCTGTCACTCCGTACGGGGTATGGCGGCGTTCGAGGATACGGTTGCAGGGACCGCACACCGGGTTCCCGTTGGAATCCCGGAACGGATCCCACGGTTGTTCCCCCTTGCAGTCCTCTGCGATCCGTCTCGAACACTCGAACATGGTCAGGCAGGGACCTCGCAGGTCGGTGTGTTGCGACCGAGGCCGTACCAGATGGCGATCCCCAGGGCGGCGAAGAGTCCGTTTCCGATCAACCCCAGGAAGACGACTGTTGCTGACTGACCGGCGAGTACCAGGGCGGACGACGCCATCATCAGCGCGACGCCGATCAGGAACAGGCTCGAGACCAGTGCTGGATGGACGTGATCACGCCGCCAGAACTGGAAGTAGATTGCGGCAGACATCCAGATGACGCCGGCGAACGCCCCCAGCGTGTCGACGAGTTGAGTGTCAATCATCCCCATCTCCCTCATTAGGCCCCTCGCTGTGGTGCTGGTCGTCGGTTCCGGGGTTGGGACGGTCGGCCCAGGATAGCTTGAGTGGGATCTGGTCCCACGAGATCGGAAACGACGAGAGCTGATCCCTTGCGATATCGACGCCGAGCAGCGCCGAGATCATGCTGATCAAGAGAGCTTTGTCCTCGAGGGTGAACGTTACTCCCGGGTGGATCGTGTCGACCACAATCAGGGCAAGCAGCGTGAGGACTGTTGCGAAGCCTGCCAGTGGTCGGATGCGTCTTTTGAGCGTCATTCATGGCTCTGGTGGGGACTCGAGGGTGATGCCCAGCTTTGCGGCGATGTGTTCGCGTCCCGTCTGAATGTCCAGCGTCTCACCGCGGTAGTGGCGTTCGGCGAGATCTGGACGCCAGGAGTTGAACTCGTTGTGTCCGGTGACGATCGTGCCGCCGCCCGGCGCCGGGAACAGCGTCGCGTGATCCTGGCGCTCGCGGAGCCATTCCGGTGCCCCGGGGAACAGCCTTGGGCCTCGGTGGAGTGCGTAGGAGCCAACCTCCGTGTTGCCGTTCCAGTCTGTCTTGAGGCCAGCGAGTGGTTCAACGACGAATCCAGCGGCCTCGAGATTTTCGATAACTGCCTCTGGTTCCGCCTCGAGTGTCGCGATGTGCTCCTTTTCGGAGACCTCGTACGTCGCGTAGAAGTCCTCTCCAAGGGAGCGTTTTGCTATCGTGTGGGCCAACGGGATGAACACGCGCCGGAGCGGCTGCCACGGGACCTCTCGGAACTGCGGCCCGTAGTAGTACCGTGCGATGCCGATCGCCACGATCGCGGCGCCGGCGATCTCGTAGATGTGGTTTGTGAGTGGGTCGAGCATGGGTCTGGTCTGAAAATCTGCAGGTCTACTGCGTACTGAAATATGGACGCCGCCCCGGGAAGGGGCGACTCGAAATGGAACGGGCTGGCTGAGGATCTCGTTTCGCGGCCGCAGGTCGCTCGAGAGGTGTCCTCGCTTTCGCGTGGAGTCTCAAGCGAGCCGACGGATCCCGAGTTGTCCCCGGGGCACCGCCGGCCTACCCTCACCGCGGGCTCGTCGCGCTCCTGGCGCACCACGTGTCGCGTGGACGTCATCCAATCGCGGGAGACAGGTTTTGGTAACCGACTTACCGAGAGATGCTGAGTTCGATCTACGGAACGTTTGAAGCGTTCTCCTGTGCCGTTCGCAATCACAGTCTGTAGCCAGCCCTTGAGCGACGACGAGAGACTATCTGACTGCCTCTACATGAGTAGGACAGCCTCACTGAACCTCAGTCGCGGGGCTCGAGCGCCACTCGAGACCAGCTGCAACACGCAGCTGCCGGCAGTTCGTAACGCTGCCGGACGACGACGTCATCGG
Coding sequences within it:
- a CDS encoding HNH endonuclease — encoded protein: MTSRDRHRERTHRERGGRRCPGCGRSFDTADRVDVHHRDENDRNGHPANLRKRCRKCHLGSEHDRRDDVDTPKTPNGLKRRGPRGPSRTGPPR
- a CDS encoding phage portal protein — protein: MSSADEGEVSVKVSGVGGGAPLSKAENSTQLSDRRIRTHGAGIKPPYNPYRLASFHELNETLSTGIRKKARYEVGYGFSIATHTDVDEDEADDLEKEVIRDFWRGLDSRWQTKARQKAEPTTPSEVLELARQDYHLIGWCCLEILTDLEGKPVGLAHVPAKTVRVRKPQSRFDQPRHPEEGRYVDGEVGEFASRGYVQVRDGRRRYFGEAGDRYRGLDIQITEGDGGSPKVRYQNVEDSEEPIFVDRETGDVVTESAQKLENGPANELIFVTNPSPGGDDYGVPDWVSAIRTITADEAAKDYNRDFFDNDTIPRMVIKVTGGELSEESRKDLRQMLNGLREESHRAVILEVEKFIDDNALKTENGNDVEIEIKPLGQGISEEMDFRKFRKKNEHEIAKVLEIPPIKIGNTGTSNRSNSDQQDRDFALEVIQPEQYKFAERLYQILHQKAFGIRDWTIEFELRGADQPKEEAQMTEQRVRSMRLAGVATVNQVLEELGLPTRDDEYGDMPLAQFESQFTGGGGEGGEEEASLPSNAAEPPPENKIGEKEWAEVQAALVNKDPLEQTQFNSSNLDEGLFDYSENELYLSFKREEGSNSLYAYVDVPASEWSSLVNAGSHGSYHYDNIRLEYPYIEITNFHDRLPEGPMPDGDEMPDDVPSI
- a CDS encoding XkdF-like putative serine protease domain-containing protein — translated: MPPVTKAGGDQFRKDVEFVTKDDDEQVAAGIVMVPDKVDLQNDFAREETIRGFADQFEAFVDAGEAGGGIMHAVFPDGWMELERNEVLDEAEEIGGSTVDAGAWVQEWAINENSLWELIADGILEGYSIGAIQVGWDGPYEQDDDVVDDVAVPDDLGEDALVWELIDGLIREVSAVDIPAVPDAQILETKADAEKRLGDYLGDPNGFVEEALERGHSESDAQEMWDVLNEAAQVEGSTEPGEKGWITRAKAFFTRDEPGRTSDPTFGKDVDTDVGKEGRTLSTENRDSLFATIDAAADVLEDAGIDHGIQRFTDRGGWDFDLSEHTAREWSNDEDEDEDEDGSDGEGDGNWELAVEDGTEGYQHSESGEFVAAEEATVEIITDAHGLEWSDTNSTESNDAGGDTSDESGTEAAADTDTKSTETDMTDESTNDGEGGDKSLAKQNAEQINDLTQAVENLTESLTGPEAKTAEIEIDGETYEVREDAAKAALGVDEESDIGVADAIERLNEKAGRVDEVENRLDTIVQQTGAGGESQQLEAAADEGEENDDGGLGDLGKALS